One window of Elaeis guineensis isolate ETL-2024a chromosome 11, EG11, whole genome shotgun sequence genomic DNA carries:
- the LOC105053875 gene encoding plant intracellular Ras-group-related LRR protein 5 isoform X1, whose protein sequence is MGNLHKRIPPAVVEAMEEIVRVYRSLPPRPSVEEVEAAVAVIKSSIAEEELRIEEVGRMERAHDLPEVLFLVLQEVKKSLVQLQSHEQRRESLYVLELDKRFQVFDELIQRASKLVSSEESDGGAEDERKRASFGVVVPKIDKALIKEDEDEKKGELDGPKGLVNVPSVSPLKSEVPFSAGGDADKLTLIQVASLIEFTAKHGTEVLNLRDKLMDRVEWLPLSLGKLKDITELDLSENRIMALPSTIGSLRFLTKLDIHSNQVINLPDSFGELSSLVDLDLHANQLKSLPALFGNLTSLANLDLSSNRLSVLPETFGNLTKLRRLNVETNELEELPYTIGSCTSLVELRLDFNQLKALPEAIGKLECLEVLTLHYNRIKGLPTTMASLCRLKELAVSFNELESIPESLCFLAGLVKLDVGRNFADLRTLPRSIGNLQMLQELDIGNNQIRILPESFQFLSKLRVFHADETPLEVPPREVVKLGAQAVVKYMADLVASNDPSSHLAERKGFWFCLLCCPCSKKHNKDRDFAIA, encoded by the exons ATGGGAAATCTACACAAGCGAATACCACCAGCCGTTGTGGAGGCCATGGAGGAGATTGTGAGGGTGTACAGGTCCCTGCCTCCGAGGCCTTCCGTAGAAGAGGTGGAGGCGGCCGTGGCCGTGATCAAGAGCTCAATCGCCGAGGAGGAGCTCAGAATCGAGGAGGTGGGCAGGATGGAAAGGGCCCACGACCTCCCCGAAGTGCTCTTCTTGGTGTTGCAGGAGGTGAAGAAGAGCCTGGTCCAGCTCCAGAGCCATGAGCAGAGGAGGGAGTCCTTGTACGTGTTGGAGCTCGACAAGAGGTTCCAGGTGTTCGACGAGCTCATCCAGAGAGCATCCAAGCTGGTCTCCTCTGAGGAGAGTGATGGTGGCGCTGAGGACGAGCGGAAAAGGGCCAGTTTTGGTgtagtcgttcctaagattgataAGGCTTTGATCAAGGAGGACGAGGATGAGAAGAAGGGGGAGTTGGATGGTCCTAAAGGATTGGTTAATGTTCCCAGTGTTTCCCCTTTGAAATCTGAGGTCCCTTTTTCAG CAGGTGGTGATGCAGATAAATTAACTCTTATCCAGGTGGCAAGCTTGATTGAGTTTACAGCGAAACATGGAACTGAAGTACTCAACCTTCGGGATAAGTTAATGGACCGAGTTGAGTGGCTTCCACTGTCACTGGGGAAGTTAAAGGACATCACTGAGCTGGATTTATCAGAGAACCGAATCATGGCACTCCCATCAACAATTGGTAGTCTAAGGTTCTTAACAAAGCTTGACATCCACTCGAACCAGGTGATAAATTTACCTGACTCATTTGGAGAACTATCCAGTCTAGTTGATCTCGACCTGCATGCAAACCAGTTGAAATCTCTGCCTGCTTTGTTTGGGAACCTTACAAGTCTAGCCAACTTAGACTTGAGTTCCAATCGGTTGTCTGTATTGCCTGAGACGTTTGGGAATCTAACAAAATTGAGAAGATTGAATGTTGAAACAAATGAGCTTGAAGAGCTTCCTTACACTATCGGATCGTGCACTTCTCTAGTTGAGCTAAGATTAGATTTCAATCAACTAAAAGCACTTCCTGAAGCGATTGGGAAGCTGGAATGCTTAGAAGTTCTGACATTGCACTACAACAGAATCAAAGGTTTGCCTACTACAATGGCTTCACTTTGCAGGTTGAAAGAACTTGCTGTTAGCTTCAATGAGCTTGAATCAATCCCTGAGAGCTTGTGCTTTCTCGCTGGTCTTGTAAAGTTGGATGTGGGAAGAAACTTCGCAGACTTGAGAACATTGCCAAGATCCATTGGAAATCTTCAGATGCTGCAAGAACTGGACATAGGCAACAACCAGATAAGAATATTACCTGAATCCTTTCAATTTCTGTCAAAGCTAAGAGTGTTCCATGCAGATGAGACTCCATTGGAAGTACCACCAAGAGAAGTGGTCAAGTTGGGAGCTCAG GCAGTTGTTAAGTACATGGCTGATTTAGTTGCATCAAACGACCCTAGTTCTCACCTAGCTGAAAGGAAGGGGTTTTGGTTTTGCTTGTTGTGCTGCCCTTGCAGCAAGAAGCACAATAAAGACAGAGACTTTGCAATAGCTTGA
- the LOC105053876 gene encoding DAR GTPase 2, mitochondrial isoform X2 — MATAISLSRRLGAAVREVGLKKGAGGWYGPHMAAAERAILERVPLVDLVVEVRDARIPFTSAFESLRRRVCSHKHMIVLNKVDLANHSLTEKWLKHFENRSCLCYGVNAHNKDNIKELLSIVRAKIKELKVGESTYTATVLLAGIPNVGKSAITNSMHQIGRISAADKGKLKHAVVSPQPGETKDISSYKIASHPNIYILDTPGVLSPKISDDDSASKLALTGTIKDSLVEECKLARYFLAVLNSSEEYKHWENLKDAVDDTLSLNSREKLMADCHTNQKRRRQYSSDHTQPCAGLHCKGCSCDPIQDYVII, encoded by the exons ATGGCAACGGCTATTTCTTTGTCGAGGCGGTTGGGCGCCGCCGTCCGGGAGGTGGGCTTGAAGAAAGGGGCCGGGGGTTGGTACGGCCCTCACATGGCTGCCGCCGAGCGCGCCATCCTCGAGCGGGTCCCGCTTGTCGATCTCGTCGTCGAAGTACGCGACGCCAGG ATACCCTTTACATCAGCTTTTGAGTCTCTCAGACGAAGAGTCTGCTCTCATAAGCATATGATTGTGCTTAACAAGGTGGATCTTGCCAATCACTCTCTAACGGAA AAATGGCTGAAGCACTTCGAAAACCGGAGTTGTCTTTGCTACGGAGTCAATGCCCACAACAAGGACAACATCAAGGAG CTTCTGAGCATTGTACGAGCTAAGATCAAGGAATTAAAGGTTGGGGAGAGTACGTACACTGCAACAGTTTTGTTGGCTGGGATTCCAAATGTCGGCAAATCAGCCATCACCAATTCCATGCATCAAATTGGCAGAATAAGTGCTGCAG acAAGGGAAAATTGAAGCATGCTGTAGTGAGCCCACAACCTGGGGAGACAAAAGATATTAGCAGTTACAAG ATTGCCAGCCATCCCAACATATATATATTGGACACTCCAGGTGTTCTATCCCCAAAAATTTCTGATGATGACTCAGCTTCCAAACTAGCTTTGACAG GAACTATTAAGGACTCGTTGGTAGAAGAATGCAAGCTTGCTCGATATTTTCTTGCTGTCCTTAACTCGTCAGAAGAATACAAACATTGGGAAAACCTTAAAGATGCAGTAGATGACACATTATCCTTAAATAGTAGAGAAAAACTCATGGCAGATTGTCATACCAACCAGAAAAGGAGAAGGCAATACTCTTCAGATCACACCCAG CCATGCGCAGGACTTCATTGTAAAGGATGTTCGTGTGACCCTATTCAAGACTATGTCATCATTTAG
- the LOC105053876 gene encoding DAR GTPase 2, mitochondrial isoform X1 → MATAISLSRRLGAAVREVGLKKGAGGWYGPHMAAAERAILERVPLVDLVVEVRDARIPFTSAFESLRRRVCSHKHMIVLNKVDLANHSLTEKWLKHFENRSCLCYGVNAHNKDNIKELLSIVRAKIKELKVGESTYTATVLLAGIPNVGKSAITNSMHQIGRISAADKGKLKHAVVSPQPGETKDISSYKIASHPNIYILDTPGVLSPKISDDDSASKLALTGTIKDSLVEECKLARYFLAVLNSSEEYKHWENLKDAVDDTLSLNSREKLMADCHTNQKRRRQYSSDHTQDFIVKDVRVTLFKTMSSFSNYMEKENEMERLIESQFMALQEVFRVSLESSEDRYKAVAAKLLNLFRTGRLGRYTLDLVPSNMQELI, encoded by the exons ATGGCAACGGCTATTTCTTTGTCGAGGCGGTTGGGCGCCGCCGTCCGGGAGGTGGGCTTGAAGAAAGGGGCCGGGGGTTGGTACGGCCCTCACATGGCTGCCGCCGAGCGCGCCATCCTCGAGCGGGTCCCGCTTGTCGATCTCGTCGTCGAAGTACGCGACGCCAGG ATACCCTTTACATCAGCTTTTGAGTCTCTCAGACGAAGAGTCTGCTCTCATAAGCATATGATTGTGCTTAACAAGGTGGATCTTGCCAATCACTCTCTAACGGAA AAATGGCTGAAGCACTTCGAAAACCGGAGTTGTCTTTGCTACGGAGTCAATGCCCACAACAAGGACAACATCAAGGAG CTTCTGAGCATTGTACGAGCTAAGATCAAGGAATTAAAGGTTGGGGAGAGTACGTACACTGCAACAGTTTTGTTGGCTGGGATTCCAAATGTCGGCAAATCAGCCATCACCAATTCCATGCATCAAATTGGCAGAATAAGTGCTGCAG acAAGGGAAAATTGAAGCATGCTGTAGTGAGCCCACAACCTGGGGAGACAAAAGATATTAGCAGTTACAAG ATTGCCAGCCATCCCAACATATATATATTGGACACTCCAGGTGTTCTATCCCCAAAAATTTCTGATGATGACTCAGCTTCCAAACTAGCTTTGACAG GAACTATTAAGGACTCGTTGGTAGAAGAATGCAAGCTTGCTCGATATTTTCTTGCTGTCCTTAACTCGTCAGAAGAATACAAACATTGGGAAAACCTTAAAGATGCAGTAGATGACACATTATCCTTAAATAGTAGAGAAAAACTCATGGCAGATTGTCATACCAACCAGAAAAGGAGAAGGCAATACTCTTCAGATCACACCCAG GACTTCATTGTAAAGGATGTTCGTGTGACCCTATTCAAGACTATGTCATCATTTAGTAACTACatggaaaaagaaaatgaaatggaAAGGCTGATTGAATCTCAGTTTATGGCCTTACAAGAAGTTTTCCGAGTGTCACTGGAATCAAGTGAGGATAGATATAAAGCAGTTGCTGCAAAGTTACTCAACCTATTCCGGACTGGAAGACTTGGCCGATACACCTTGGATCTTGTTCCAAGTAATATGCAGGAACTTATTTAG
- the LOC105053876 gene encoding DAR GTPase 2, mitochondrial isoform X3: MATAISLSRRLGAAVREVGLKKGAGGWYGPHMAAAERAILERVPLVDLVVEVRDARIPFTSAFESLRRRVCSHKHMIVLNKVDLANHSLTEKWLKHFENRSCLCYGVNAHNKDNIKELLSIVRAKIKELKVGESTYTATVLLAGIPNVGKSAITNSMHQIGRISAADKGKLKHAVVSPQPGETKDISSYKIASHPNIYILDTPGVLSPKISDDDSASKLALTGTIKDSLVEECKLARYFLAVLNSSEEYKHWENLKDAVDDTLSLNSREKLMADCHTNQKRRRQYSSDHTQDITWLRKSQASPG, from the exons ATGGCAACGGCTATTTCTTTGTCGAGGCGGTTGGGCGCCGCCGTCCGGGAGGTGGGCTTGAAGAAAGGGGCCGGGGGTTGGTACGGCCCTCACATGGCTGCCGCCGAGCGCGCCATCCTCGAGCGGGTCCCGCTTGTCGATCTCGTCGTCGAAGTACGCGACGCCAGG ATACCCTTTACATCAGCTTTTGAGTCTCTCAGACGAAGAGTCTGCTCTCATAAGCATATGATTGTGCTTAACAAGGTGGATCTTGCCAATCACTCTCTAACGGAA AAATGGCTGAAGCACTTCGAAAACCGGAGTTGTCTTTGCTACGGAGTCAATGCCCACAACAAGGACAACATCAAGGAG CTTCTGAGCATTGTACGAGCTAAGATCAAGGAATTAAAGGTTGGGGAGAGTACGTACACTGCAACAGTTTTGTTGGCTGGGATTCCAAATGTCGGCAAATCAGCCATCACCAATTCCATGCATCAAATTGGCAGAATAAGTGCTGCAG acAAGGGAAAATTGAAGCATGCTGTAGTGAGCCCACAACCTGGGGAGACAAAAGATATTAGCAGTTACAAG ATTGCCAGCCATCCCAACATATATATATTGGACACTCCAGGTGTTCTATCCCCAAAAATTTCTGATGATGACTCAGCTTCCAAACTAGCTTTGACAG GAACTATTAAGGACTCGTTGGTAGAAGAATGCAAGCTTGCTCGATATTTTCTTGCTGTCCTTAACTCGTCAGAAGAATACAAACATTGGGAAAACCTTAAAGATGCAGTAGATGACACATTATCCTTAAATAGTAGAGAAAAACTCATGGCAGATTGTCATACCAACCAGAAAAGGAGAAGGCAATACTCTTCAGATCACACCCAG GACATCACATGGCTCAGAAAATCTCAGGCTTCCCCTGGTTAG
- the LOC105053875 gene encoding plant intracellular Ras-group-related LRR protein 5 isoform X2: MGNLHKRIPPAVVEAMEEIVRVYRSLPPRPSVEEVEAAVAVIKSSIAEEELRIEEVGRMERAHDLPEVLFLVLQEVKKSLVQLQSHEQRRESLYVLELDKRFQVFDELIQRASKLVSSEESDGGAEDERKRASFGVVVPKIDKALIKEDEDEKKGELDGPKGLVNVPSVSPLKSEVPFSGGDADKLTLIQVASLIEFTAKHGTEVLNLRDKLMDRVEWLPLSLGKLKDITELDLSENRIMALPSTIGSLRFLTKLDIHSNQVINLPDSFGELSSLVDLDLHANQLKSLPALFGNLTSLANLDLSSNRLSVLPETFGNLTKLRRLNVETNELEELPYTIGSCTSLVELRLDFNQLKALPEAIGKLECLEVLTLHYNRIKGLPTTMASLCRLKELAVSFNELESIPESLCFLAGLVKLDVGRNFADLRTLPRSIGNLQMLQELDIGNNQIRILPESFQFLSKLRVFHADETPLEVPPREVVKLGAQAVVKYMADLVASNDPSSHLAERKGFWFCLLCCPCSKKHNKDRDFAIA; encoded by the exons ATGGGAAATCTACACAAGCGAATACCACCAGCCGTTGTGGAGGCCATGGAGGAGATTGTGAGGGTGTACAGGTCCCTGCCTCCGAGGCCTTCCGTAGAAGAGGTGGAGGCGGCCGTGGCCGTGATCAAGAGCTCAATCGCCGAGGAGGAGCTCAGAATCGAGGAGGTGGGCAGGATGGAAAGGGCCCACGACCTCCCCGAAGTGCTCTTCTTGGTGTTGCAGGAGGTGAAGAAGAGCCTGGTCCAGCTCCAGAGCCATGAGCAGAGGAGGGAGTCCTTGTACGTGTTGGAGCTCGACAAGAGGTTCCAGGTGTTCGACGAGCTCATCCAGAGAGCATCCAAGCTGGTCTCCTCTGAGGAGAGTGATGGTGGCGCTGAGGACGAGCGGAAAAGGGCCAGTTTTGGTgtagtcgttcctaagattgataAGGCTTTGATCAAGGAGGACGAGGATGAGAAGAAGGGGGAGTTGGATGGTCCTAAAGGATTGGTTAATGTTCCCAGTGTTTCCCCTTTGAAATCTGAGGTCCCTTTTTCAG GTGGTGATGCAGATAAATTAACTCTTATCCAGGTGGCAAGCTTGATTGAGTTTACAGCGAAACATGGAACTGAAGTACTCAACCTTCGGGATAAGTTAATGGACCGAGTTGAGTGGCTTCCACTGTCACTGGGGAAGTTAAAGGACATCACTGAGCTGGATTTATCAGAGAACCGAATCATGGCACTCCCATCAACAATTGGTAGTCTAAGGTTCTTAACAAAGCTTGACATCCACTCGAACCAGGTGATAAATTTACCTGACTCATTTGGAGAACTATCCAGTCTAGTTGATCTCGACCTGCATGCAAACCAGTTGAAATCTCTGCCTGCTTTGTTTGGGAACCTTACAAGTCTAGCCAACTTAGACTTGAGTTCCAATCGGTTGTCTGTATTGCCTGAGACGTTTGGGAATCTAACAAAATTGAGAAGATTGAATGTTGAAACAAATGAGCTTGAAGAGCTTCCTTACACTATCGGATCGTGCACTTCTCTAGTTGAGCTAAGATTAGATTTCAATCAACTAAAAGCACTTCCTGAAGCGATTGGGAAGCTGGAATGCTTAGAAGTTCTGACATTGCACTACAACAGAATCAAAGGTTTGCCTACTACAATGGCTTCACTTTGCAGGTTGAAAGAACTTGCTGTTAGCTTCAATGAGCTTGAATCAATCCCTGAGAGCTTGTGCTTTCTCGCTGGTCTTGTAAAGTTGGATGTGGGAAGAAACTTCGCAGACTTGAGAACATTGCCAAGATCCATTGGAAATCTTCAGATGCTGCAAGAACTGGACATAGGCAACAACCAGATAAGAATATTACCTGAATCCTTTCAATTTCTGTCAAAGCTAAGAGTGTTCCATGCAGATGAGACTCCATTGGAAGTACCACCAAGAGAAGTGGTCAAGTTGGGAGCTCAG GCAGTTGTTAAGTACATGGCTGATTTAGTTGCATCAAACGACCCTAGTTCTCACCTAGCTGAAAGGAAGGGGTTTTGGTTTTGCTTGTTGTGCTGCCCTTGCAGCAAGAAGCACAATAAAGACAGAGACTTTGCAATAGCTTGA
- the LOC105054317 gene encoding aluminum-activated malate transporter 12, producing METNQISHEGKGDKHLILIVYFTKKFTTLSISLWQNALKVGREDTRRVVHAVKVGVALTSVSFLYLLEPLFEGVGENAMWAVITVVVVLEFTAGATLCKGLNRGFGTLCAASLAFLIEFMAEKSGRIFRAVFIGISVFLIGFLATYLRFIPYIKKNYDYGVVIFLLTFNLITVSSFRIHNVLHLARDRLYTIAIGCGLCLLMSLLILPNWSGEDLHRFTVYKLEGLARSIEACVSEYFQEEAKDNKIIEENSFKGYRAVLDSKSTDETLATFASWEPRRHSRHCYRYPWQQYVKLGAVLRHFGYTAVALHGCLESEIQTPRSVRSLFRHPCMQVAGEVSKVLAELASSIRNRRHCSPDVLSKHLHEALQDLNSAIKSQPRLFLGSNNASANTNMLVDCRPDKFASSEVALPSVKTDISSILERRSKRVADKSTESAERKVLRPTLSQIMITSLEFSEALPFAAFASLLVEMVARLELVIEEVEELGRAANFKEFSGEDDIAIELSCKDKCNESDRDMQMHVASQSAES from the exons ATGGAAACAAACCAGATTTCTCACGAAGGCAAAGGCGACAAGCATTTGATCCTTATAGTGTATTTTACGAAGAAATTCACAACCCTGTCTATTTCCTTGTGGCAAAATGCATTGAAGGTGGGAAGAGAAGATACCAGACGAGTTGTTCATGCTGTAAAGGTAGGAGTAGCTTTAACATCGGTTTCCTTCTTATATCTCTTGGAGCCATTATTTGAAGGAGTTGGAGAGAATGCAATGTGGGCTGTCATAACTGTTGTTGTGGTGCTCGAATTTACTGCTG GTGCAACACTGTGCAAGGGATTGAATAGAGGATTTGGGACATTGTGTGCTGCATCACTGGCATTCTTGATTGAATTTATGGCAGAAAAATCAGGCAGAATTTTTCGTGCAGTTTTTATAGGAATATCAGTCTTTTTAATAG GATTTCTGGCCACATACTTGAGATTTATCCCATACATAAAGAAGAACTATGACTATGGAGTGGTAATTTTCCTGCTAACCTTCAATCTGATAACGGTGTCAAGTTTCCGTATACACAATGTATTACATTTGGCACGAGACCGTCTATACACCATTGCCATCGGCTGTGGCCTCTGCCTTCTCATGAGCCTCTTGATTTTGCCAAATTGGTCCGGTGAAGATCTCCACCGCTTTACAGTGTATAAGCTTGAAGGGTTGGCAAGATCAATTGAAG CTTGTGTGAGCGAGTATTTCCAAGAAGAAGCCAAGGACAACAAAATTATCGAGGAAAACTCGTTCAAGGGCTACAGAGCAGTCCTGGACTCCAAATCTACTGATGAGACCCTT GCAACATTTGCAAGCTGGGAGCCTAGGAGGCACTCAAGGCACTGTTACAGGTACCCATGGCAACAATATGTGAAGCTTGGTGCTGTTCTTAGACATTTCGGGTATACAGCTGTAGCTCTTCATGGATGTTTGGAATCTGAAATTCAG ACTCCACGATCAGTAAGATCTCTATTTCGACACCCATGCATGCAAGTAGCTGGTGAAGTGTCCAAGGTTCTTGCAGAACTTGCTAGCAGCATAAGGAACCGCAGACATTGCTCTCCTGATGTGCTCTCCAAACATCTTCATGAGGCTTTGCAAGACCTTAATTCTGCCATTAAATCCCAACCACGCCTGTTCCTAGGCTCCAATAATGCCTCTGCAAACACCAACATGCTAGTGGACTGCAGACCTGATAAGTTTGCATCATCTGAGGTTGCCTTACCATCAGTCAAAACTGATATCTCATCAATATTAGAAAGGCGGAGCAAAAGGGTAGCAGACAAGTCAACAGAGTCAGCTGAGAGGAAGGTCTTGAGGCCAACATTGAGTCAGATAATGATCACCAGCCTTGAGTTCTCAGAGGCGCTCCCATTTGCAGCATTTGCTTCATTGCTAGTGGAGATGGTAGCAAGGCTAGAGCTTGTTATTGAGGAGGTGGAAGAATTGGGAAGGGCTGCAAATTTCAAGGAGTTCTCTGGGGAAGATGACATTGCAATTGAGCTGAGCTGCAAAGATAAGTGTAATGAGAGCGATAGAGATATGCAGATGCATGTAGCATCCCAATCAGCAGAGTCATAG
- the LOC105053877 gene encoding uncharacterized protein, whose protein sequence is MSPMSLPPGFRFHPTDDELVGYYLKRKVDGLKIELEVIPVIDLYKFEPWELPDKSFLPKRDREWFFFCPRDRKYPNGSRTNRATGSGYWKATGKDRKIVCEPSVHGLRKTLVFYHGRAPGGERTDWVMHEYRLCEDLSQGALNFVGAFALCRIVKRHDHGQKIGDLQGESKAKKVCSSSMIGFSQKRCFNEVGSTSEENQSIMTDMLTRSNGSTRISSPENRRGSGLHQILIDSDQKDFSESHVSDASKVSSPKEEISESVIATMFPNSIEICAPCHLSPMSSYTNSREEASMIDELNGHGCCSSFPSSAYCMDMYNNVEDITFPSLAWDTPELMSASFRGIETWNPMLSPSICRQASEGEEANLWLQEDSMVIMK, encoded by the exons ATGAGTCCTATGTCTCTGCCTCCCGGTTTCCGTTTCCATCCCACAGATGATGAGTTGGTGGGATATTACTTGAAGAGGAAAGTGGACGGGCTTAAGATTGAGCTTGAGGTTATTCCGGTGATTGATTTATATAAGTTTGAGCCCTGGGAGTTGCCAG ACAAATCATTCCTTCCAAAAAGAGACAGGGAGTGGTTTTTCTTTTGCCCACGAGATCGTAAGTACCCCAATGGTTCACGCACGAACAGAGCTACAGGATCAGGCTATTGGAAAGCCACTGGTAAAGATAGAAAAATTGTATGCGAGCCTTCGGTGCATGGACTCAGGAAAACCCTTGTTTTCTACCATGGAAGGGCTCCTGGTGGAGAAAGAACTGATTGGGTGATGCACGAATATCGTCTTTGTGAAGATCTTTCTCAAGGAGCTTTAAATTTTGtg GGAGCTTTTGCTCTGTGCCGCATAGTGAAAAGACATGATCATGGGCAGAAGATAGGTGATCTTCAAGGAGAATCCAAAGCTAAAAAAGTTTGCTCTTCTTCCATGATTGGCTTCAGCCAAAAAAGGTGCTTCAATGAGGTTGGGAGTACCTCAGAAGAAAATCAGTCCATTATGACAGATATGTTGACAAGAAGCAATGGCTCAACTAGAATCAGTTCTCCAGAAAATAGGAGGGGATCTGGGCTACATCAAATTTTGATTGATTCTGATCAGAAAGACTTCTCAGAGTCACATGTTTCAGATGCCTCGAAG GTTTCTTCGCCAAAGGAAGAAATATCTGAATCAGTGATCGCAACTATGTTCCCTAATTCCATAGAAATATGCGCACCATGTCATCTTTCTCCTATGTCATCCTATACAAACTCCAGAGAGGAAGCTTCTATGATTGATGAGCTTAATGGTCATGGATGCTGTTCATCTTTTCCAAGTTCTGCATACTGCATGGATATGTACAACAATGTGGAAGACATCACGTTCCCGAGCCTTGCGTGGGATACACCAGAACTTATGAGTGCATCATTCAGAG GAATTGAAACCTGGAATCCAATGTTATCCCCTTCAATTTGTAGGCAAGCAAGCGAAGGAGAGGAAGCCAACCTGTGGTTGCAGGAAGACAGTATGGTCATTATgaaatga